A single Antechinus flavipes isolate AdamAnt ecotype Samford, QLD, Australia chromosome 5, AdamAnt_v2, whole genome shotgun sequence DNA region contains:
- the BAIAP2L2 gene encoding brain-specific angiogenesis inhibitor 1-associated protein 2-like protein 2, which produces MEQFYRSTMAIYKSIMEQFNPALENLVYLGNNYLRAFHALSEAAEVYFRAIQKIGEQALQSSTSQLLGEILVQMSDTQRHLNNDLEVVVHTFHEDLLQHMEKNTKLDMQFIKDSRQHYEIEYRHRAANLEKCMSELWRMERQRDKNARDMKESVNRLHAQMHAFVSESQKAAELEEKRRYRFLAEKHLLLSNTFLHFFGRARSILQSKVILWKEQSEASRNPSRAHSPGLLGPSLGSAYLSGRLTPTRLEMPQRSLGDFSSPRSRHSSGSYGQEPGEGRPLSQLEPDRMPLPRTPSSTSLYAGSAPRSRSNSFGERQGSGRGPRRAQALVSHSDNANRTLLPFSAGDVVQVLVPEAQNGWLYGKLEGSSASGWFPEAYVKLLEDLPVAEVPSRAYPLRGTHSLDNLLDHPVSTSAASEYWDGHSRPHTPSRTTSRATSRAPSPPPPPASSRRSSVGSMGIASDGKKQTAWEQQPPELFPRGTNPFATVKLRPTVTNDRSAPLIR; this is translated from the exons ATGGAGCAGTTCTACCGGTCCACGATGGCCATCTACAAG AGCATCATGGAGCAGTTTAACCCGGCCCTGGAGAATCTCGTCTACCTGGGCAACAACTACCTCCGTGCCTTCCACG CGCTGTCGGAAGCGGCCGAGGTCTACTTCAGAGCCATCCAGAAGATCGGGGAGCAAGCCTTGCAGAGCTCCACCTCCCAGCTCTTGG GTGAGATCCTGGTCCAGATGTCGGACACCCAGCGGCACCTGAACAACGACCTGGAAGTGGTG GTGCACACTTTCCACGAAGACCTTCTGCAGCACATGGAGAAGAACACCAAGCTGGACATGCAGTTTATCAAA GACAGCCGCCAACACTATGAGATAGAATATCGCCATCGGGCCGCCAACCTGGAGAAATGCATGTCGGAGCTGTGgaggatggagagacagagagataagaaTGCACGGGACATGAAG GAGAGCGTGAACAGGCTGCACGCCCAGATGCACGCCTTCGTCTCCGAGAGCCAGAAGGCGGCCGAGCTGGAGGAGAAGAGGCGCTACCGGTTCCTGGCCGAGAAGCACCTGCTCTTATCCAACACCTTCCTGCACTTCTTCGGCCGG gcCCGGAGCATCCTCCAGAGCAAAGTTATCTTGTGGAAGGAGCAGTCGGAAGCCAGCCGGAACCCCTCCCGTGCCCACTCCCCGGGCCTGCTGGGCCCCAGCCTTGGGTCAGCCTACCTCTCGGGCCGCCTGACCCCCACCCGCCTGGAGATG CCCCAGAGGTCTCTGGGAGACTTCAGCTCTCCCCGGAGCCGGCATAGCTCGGGCTCCTACGGCCAGGAGCCCGGCGAGGGGAGACCTTTGTCCCAACTGGAGCCGGATCGTATGCCCCTGCCCCGGACGCCGTCATCCA CCTCCCTGTACGCCGGCAGCGCCCCGCGGTCCCGCTCCAACTCGTTCGGGGAGCGCCAGGGCAGCGGCAGGGGCCCCCGGCGAGCTCAGGCCTTGGTCTCCCACTCGGACAACGCCAACCGAACCTTGCTGCCCTTCTCCGCCGGCGACGTCGTCCAGGTGCTGGTGCCCGAAGCCCAGAATGGCTGGCTCTACGGCAAGCTGGAGGGGTCGTCCGC GAGCGGCTGGTTCCCCGAGGCCTACGTGAAGCTCCTGGAAGATCTGCCCGTGGCTGAGGTGCCCTCCAG GGCCTACCCACTGCGGGGCACTCACAGCCTGGACAACCTCCTGGACCACCCCGTGAGCACCTCGGCGGCCTCCGAGTACTGGGACGGCCATTCCCGGCCCCACACCCCCAGCAGGACGACCAGCCGGGCGACGAGCCgagccccctctccccccccgccccccgccagCAGCCGCCGGAGCAGCGTGGGCAGCATGGGGATAGCCAGTGACGGCAAG AAGCAGACGGCCTGGGAGCAGCAGCCCCCCGAGCTCTTCCCCCG AGGCACCAACCCCTTTGCCACGGTGAAGCTTCGTCCCACCGTCACCAACGACCGCTCGGCCCCCCTCATCCGCTGA